gaaagaaagaaaggccTAGCAAGCTGGTCTCTGccattgttttatttattgGCTAATTAGAGCTTAATTAATTAAGCCTTCTTGAACATGACCTTGAATGTTGGAACCTGATCGCTGAGAGACAAGTGCTTGGTGCCATCAGAGTCGGTGAAAATGCCAAGAGGCCTACACAGAGTGGAGCAGTTACAAACAGAAGGACAAAAAGAGAGGTTATAGTCTTTGCCGTCCTTCTCAATCTTGAACCAGTTGACAACGGTGTTGACGCCAGGGTTTCCGGCAACGCCGTCGGTGCTTATGAACCACACGCCGCTCAGCACCTTGAGAAGCCTCCACACGGATGACTCCTTGCACTTTGGTGCTGACGTGGACTTGATGTTGTGATCCGTGGAAGTTAGAATAACGCCATCTTTGTTGGGAGTGGAAGGTGTGAAGGTCACTGGTGTGCCACGTGTTACTTCGAGCTTGTCTTGCAAGACGTAGATTGGACACGTGCTGTTCACGCTGCTTCCGACGGTTAAGCCACCGCCTCTGCCTCTGAGAACTGGCAGAATGAAGTATTTGACTCCGCTTCTGAGTTTCTGACCGGTTACGTCGAGAACTGGTTCCGCTGCTGATGCTGCCATTCCTATCATCATGGCAGAGCATATCATGATTGCTGCGAGTGATAATGAGGacttcatttttgttttcaaatattTGTGCTCTATTAATGTGGATAGGACTTAGGAGTATAATAAAAAGCGGTGTTGTTAGATGTAATGTGTTTTTCTGTGTTTTGAGTATGTATGTGAATAATGGAAATTGATACATCTATTTATAGTGTTTTTGGGTGGAAGTGGAACCATGTTAATTATATTCGTCAACTTGGACTATAAGGATggatgttttattttatttgcatcaTTGCATTCTCActgataaaaattatttttagtgctcattaatattaattttaaaactaataaaaattatctctaATATATTTAGAGTTCAGATGTTCGGAAAAATGGCGAATCAGGTGAAGTAGAGGTAAGTACAATCGGGTGAGATAGGATCTGGACTTGGGTGCGAGTTTTTGGGATGAGATGATCGATCGAATCGTCGATGTATCGACGGATAGAATCACCTGCAAAGATACTTCAATGTTAAATTTAGTGTACATATCAAGAGGCGGTTAAGAAAAATAACGTATCACTAAAAAGGTAAGTTTCTTCCTATTTATATCTGGATAGGCTCATTTTTTTAGACTCATTCGTCTAAAAATTTTTACGAGTTGTCCAAATTTTTTATAGATCACGAGATGACACGTTGATCACCTCTAACCATCAGTCGAATACCGACGAATCAAAAATCTATAAGTAGATCCATAGCCGTTGTTGAATCGGATCAGAAcatttactaataattaaatattgatcaATGTCGTCTTATATTTTGTCTAAAATATTTTAGCAATGAGTAgtgctagggagccaatggctttggtttatgaataaaatgaacatcacttATACTATCCAGAATAATCATCTGGATATCAGAGATAACCATCCGGATCCCagagataataaacatctcatgttTTTTGTCTAAAATATTTTAGCAATGAGTAgtgctagggagccaatggctttggtttatgaataaaatgaacatcacttATACTATCCAGAATAATCATCTGGATACCAGAGATAACCATCCGGATcccagggataataaacatctcatgttataaaaaactaattttgggttcaccaaggttcgaactcTTGACCTTCCGGATCTgaaactctaataccatgtcctgaaatcactcatcccaaaagcgtaACCTGATAAaacaatgtaacactaataatcatatctctaatattttctaaatcttcattgtacatattgtacGCTTAGgtcattggctccctatactttctctttagtaataattatataatttttgataaaaagattttaataatcataaaaaatatataattattattgtaatattcagagaaaaaaaaatgttttgccCTTTTAAATATTATCCTCATGCATGCACGCTCATAGTTGCACAATTATTAATGGGGTTCTGGCTTTAACTTCTAGGATGATCGATGATGACCCTTTATATAGTGTTTTAGTTTAGTctatttaatattattgtaCTAATAAACAAGGACAATATAATTGAAACCAACAAGCTAAGGTACATTTCATGCTTCTTATACCTCTTTTCATGTGCACTTCACTTATTTCTCATTTGTCTTGGTATAATTGAACATAAACATTAATTAACTtcaatttgataaaataaataactttatTTAGCTGTATAAGAATTAACtttgatttaataaaatttaaattattatgtgCATAATTATTGTGTTCCTATAACTAAAACAATAGCTTCTGTTTTGGTCGTGCTAGTGTTTCCAAAATTGATACACAAGCTTCCCACGTTGTACCAAAAGGTACAATAATGCTAATAATGAACCGCTTATGTAGCTTCTTCTTAATTAAAATTGTGCATAATACTATAATGGGAGTCGCTCAGATAAAGACGCcgaaacatttttttataaagatattttttaataattaaaatttaacacatataattgattaaatcgtgttatttttattaaaattaggcTAAACAAATTGATTTGACCAAAAAATGATGAATCAAATCTTAaactggtctaaattaatattattttgatagaaaatgactacaataccctattatagaaaataactaaaatacttctattatatatattaattttgaaaattttaaattctaaccctataacaataaagaaaaatttgattagaCAGATTCAAAAtttgtagtcattttttataaaaaataatattaatttagacagattcaaaatttgattcactatttttcggtcaaattaatttatctgatttaattttaacaaaaataacacaatttaattaattatatattaaattttaatcaataaaaaatatcttaaaaattattttaaacatttttatctGACTCCTAATTAATAACATTATTCCACCTCCAAATAATATCAATGGAATGCAGGTGTGTAATAGTGAGAAAAAAGGTTTGAGTGCGCAAAGGTAGtgttttatacttttatctATTCTCACTTCTCAGAGTGTGATGGCCAACACTATCCATGTGAAAGTGTGAACTCATATGACTAGCATCATTGCACCGAACGTGCGTATGCtttattttagaaatattatattagcTCAACTTATTATACATTATGAAAACATGcccaaattaatatataatatattaatatctgAATAATTGTGTGAATGATCGAtccataaaataataattatgagAGGCCACCTTGCTTAATTATGAGAAGCCACTTTGCTTGACCACTTTAGATCTATAATACGCGTTGGCCAATGGCCATGATCATATGTCTAGGAGAAACTTTACCACTGAtgttagagacaaaaaaaaattattagttattaaaataactaacaaatattaaataaaataaattttaattaatttttgttaatttattttaattactaaatattTCGAATTTCTACTTTATATTTACTGTTACACTTGTTATCAGCATAGTTAGATACCCGTATATattgtttttacttttaatttatcaaattaaaaacataattaagcCAATTCATCATCAGTTAACTCATGAATAATATAGAATGAAAGAGtattatcattttatttctaCTAGGGTATCTAGTAATATTGTTttacattattaaattttattttaagttattgAAAAGAGCAGCTTTGtttttagattattattattattattctttcatTTCCTTTTAACTAAATCCATCGCATAtagaaaatatatacaaatatatgtGTGAAAATAACATTACGTTAAGGAAAAAATATACACCAATTTAAGAGGCTTTCCGATATTCCATTATAGCAAGCTCCtcctttaatatttatttttaaaatgaattaaaatcatGTAACATGACTATCTTATCCAAAACATATGTGAATACTGAATAGTAGTGCTTAGAAGTGATCTAGGCATGTAATAGCTGTCTTTTGTATCTTTCCACGGGAAAAAACAAAAGTACTAATTAAGGCAAGGATTTGTCCAATATAACGTTAATTATTAGATGGGGCCATCTAGTGTACAGATGTGTCTGTACagatttttgttcttttgtgacTAAAAAACTCattaaaagtgttgcttaaagagaaagtgttacccttaatcgttaacttggctctgataccaatttttaaaaattggaatttttaaaaatgtaaaaatataatttctttttcaaaattctaaatttttaaaaatgtaaaaatataatttctttttcaaaattattaactcttcatattttgcttcaaataagtttataatttatataaatttggtTGGTggtattttataatttgtaatttcataatcaaaagtattgagcattactaattctgatttcatttttatagtttttcaatcttgttttagtttataatattgattattgtatataaaaccttttatctgtttgtctttttctttaatataatttttcaaatcttccaaaacttcttttatttctacactttctgttgtttctaaatatctttttaatttttcaacttcattctccattttttctttcaacagctttaattcttttaagtcataatataNNNNNNNNNNNNNNNNNNNNNNNNNNNNNNNNNNNNNNNNNNNNNNNNNNNNNNNNNNNNNNNNNNNNNNNNNNNNNNNNNNNNNNNNNNNNNNNNNNNNNNNNNNNNNNNNNNNNNNNNNNNNNNNNNNNNaatgctctttgatttattttagaaaactgtaaataattcaaccgattttttctttcaaagagttcttgtttc
The Arachis duranensis cultivar V14167 chromosome 5, aradu.V14167.gnm2.J7QH, whole genome shotgun sequence genome window above contains:
- the LOC107489949 gene encoding kunitz trypsin inhibitor 5 produces the protein MKSSLSLAAIMICSAMMIGMAASAAEPVLDVTGQKLRSGVKYFILPVLRGRGGGLTVGSSVNSTCPIYVLQDKLEVTRGTPVTFTPSTPNKDGVILTSTDHNIKSTSAPKCKESSVWRLLKVLSGVWFISTDGVAGNPGVNTVVNWFKIEKDGKDYNLSFCPSVCNCSTLCRPLGIFTDSDGTKHLSLSDQVPTFKVMFKKA